The DNA window TCCAAGACATAAAGTTCGTTGTTTGCAATAAAGACATCGCAATCTAAACTGCCAATATGCTTTAGGTTTTTTGAAATTTTTTCTCCAATCTCATCAAAACGGTTATCAATAATGGAAACGGCTTTGTCAGTTTCACCCGAACGCATATTAACTTTCTCTCTCACGAAAGTTCCGTAATAATTACCTTCAAAATCGTTTACGATATCCATACCAAATTCCTTACCATTCATTTTTTCTTGAATGAGAATAGCATTTTCAAGATCTTGTTCACTGGCAGTATTTAAAATCGATTTTTTCAATTTTATATGCTGTAGTTTGAAAGCTAAATCTAATTCTTCTTCAGATTCTGGAAAATCAATTCCAATAGATGCACTTCCCCAACGAGGCTTCACAACGAGAGGAAATTTTAGAATTCCATTAAATATATTGTCTTTAACCTTATGTAAAGATGTATAGGTTTTAGGTGTTTTTAAGCCAATATCAGACAGGAAATTGAACGTTTTTACCTTATCAAAGGCAATGTCAATAACGCTTTCACTTGAAATAAGAACTTTAACACCTGTAGTTTCTAAATTATCTTTATGTTTCGATAGTATTGGCAATTCTAAATCGTTTAAAGAAATTATAGCATTGATATCATGCTCTTTTACAATATTTTT is part of the Psychroserpens ponticola genome and encodes:
- a CDS encoding ATP-grasp domain-containing protein codes for the protein MSLNLLFTCAGRRNYLINYFKEAIKGQGKIFTADMSSSAPAMVDADVAIVVPSIYDDNYITALKNIVKEHDINAIISLNDLELPILSKHKDNLETTGVKVLISSESVIDIAFDKVKTFNFLSDIGLKTPKTYTSLHKVKDNIFNGILKFPLVVKPRWGSASIGIDFPESEEELDLAFKLQHIKLKKSILNTASEQDLENAILIQEKMNGKEFGMDIVNDFEGNYYGTFVREKVNMRSGETDKAVSIIDNRFDEIGEKISKNLKHIGSLDCDVFIANNELYVLELNPRFGGGYPFSHEAGIDTTAIYIEWLKGNTNVSEFNNYKAGKLFSKCDRMLEIKTS